One part of the Synechococcales cyanobacterium T60_A2020_003 genome encodes these proteins:
- a CDS encoding prepilin-type N-terminal cleavage/methylation domain-containing protein: MSNSAGFTMPEVIAVTSVIGILAAIAVPS, from the coding sequence ATGTCGAATTCCGCAGGATTTACCATGCCTGAAGTGATTGCGGTCACTAGTGTTATTGGAATTCTCGCGGCGATCGCGGTTCCCTCATAG
- a CDS encoding ABC transporter permease gives MTKSAPQAKPKRSISGAALFTAAMFCFMYFPILVLGFYSFNASRYSASWEGFSLQWYIRLFNDVRILSALQDSLTIAFSAVAASAVLGTLMAVGLARYQFPGKSLYRGISYLPLIIPDIAIAVATLVFLASMAIPLSLWTIVAAHIVFCLAYIAVVVSARLSGLDPRLEEAALDLGATPVQAFVKVLLPELAPAIVSGCLLAFVLSMDDLLISSFTAGGGANPLPLEIFSRIRTGVKPDINALSVVLISVSAVIAFISEYIRYRSDENRLNRS, from the coding sequence ATGACTAAATCTGCGCCCCAGGCAAAACCGAAACGTTCAATTTCAGGAGCCGCCCTATTCACGGCTGCAATGTTTTGCTTTATGTACTTCCCAATTCTCGTATTGGGGTTCTACAGCTTCAACGCCTCACGCTACAGCGCCAGTTGGGAAGGCTTTAGTTTGCAGTGGTACATTCGCCTCTTCAACGATGTACGCATTCTATCCGCGTTACAAGATAGTCTGACGATCGCCTTCTCGGCGGTGGCGGCCTCTGCCGTTCTCGGAACCTTGATGGCGGTGGGGTTGGCACGATATCAGTTCCCTGGAAAAAGCCTATATCGCGGCATCTCCTATTTGCCGCTGATCATTCCAGATATTGCGATCGCCGTTGCCACGCTAGTCTTTTTGGCATCCATGGCAATTCCACTAAGCCTGTGGACAATTGTGGCTGCCCATATCGTCTTTTGTCTCGCTTATATTGCTGTTGTCGTATCCGCCCGACTATCAGGTTTAGATCCCAGACTTGAAGAAGCCGCGCTCGATTTAGGAGCGACACCTGTCCAGGCGTTTGTCAAAGTGTTGCTGCCAGAATTAGCTCCCGCTATCGTTTCGGGCTGCTTACTAGCCTTCGTCCTCAGTATGGATGACTTGCTAATTTCCAGTTTTACAGCGGGTGGAGGGGCAAATCCCCTACCGCTAGAAATCTTCAGTCGCATTCGAACGGGCGTTAAACCGGATATCAATGCACTCAGCGTGGTTCTAATCAGCGTATCGGCGGTGATTGCGTTTATCTCAGAGTACATCCGCTATCGAAGCGACGAAAATCGCCTCAATCGTTCGTAA